Proteins from a genomic interval of Maniola hyperantus chromosome 1, iAphHyp1.2, whole genome shotgun sequence:
- the LOC117982887 gene encoding uncharacterized protein isoform X3: protein MHQLETEFKDCNVSPPARQYLFDFTKTDDVDNWQEQSDTVRSVGMSKAVLVIHRNAEFRRAIFFALLNPQPNGAGFAGIRALGSYNLTGHTKLQILCRGQGQHNGFKVVLRHKGLNDEPNYSFEQYFQAPKDDFAIRELPFSEFKAYYRGKRVVNNETLDLSQVSSIGFQMYGGVYQPIKQKGPATLEIDWIRAE from the exons ATGCATCAACTTGAAACGGAATTTAAAGACTG CAATGTTTCGCCACCAGCTAGGCAGTATTTGTTCGACTTTACAAAAACTGACGATGTGGATAATTGGCAAGAACAATCCGATACTGTGAGGAGTGTAGGCATGTCCAAAGCGGTACTAGTTATACATAGGAATGCAGAGTTCAGAAGGGCTATATTTTTTGCGTTGTTAAACCCTCAACCTAATGGTGCTGGGTTTGCTGGTATACGCGCACTTGGATCGTATAATTTGACGGGACACACTAAACTGCAAATCCTTTGTCGAGGGCAAGGACAACATAACGGCTTCAAAGTTGTCCTCAGACATAAAGGACTGAATGATGAACCTAATTATTCGTTCGAACAATACTTCCAG GCGCCGAAAGATGACTTTGCAATACGTGAATTACCTTTTTCGGAATTTAAAGCTTATTACAGAGGAAAACGTGTGGTTAACAACGAAACATTGGATTTATCTCAAGTATCCAGTATTGGTTTTCAAATGTATGGCGGAGTTTATCAACCAATCAAACAAAAAGGGCCAGCTACTTTGGAAATCGACTGGATAAGAgcggaataa
- the LOC117982887 gene encoding uncharacterized protein isoform X1 — protein sequence MMNLRVLNLLSVTCTIIISISVLAASNVSPPARQYLFDFTKTDDVDNWQEQSDTVRSVGMSKAVLVIHRNAEFRRAIFFALLNPQPNGAGFAGIRALGSYNLTGHTKLQILCRGQGQHNGFKVVLRHKGLNDEPNYSFEQYFQAPKDDFAIRELPFSEFKAYYRGKRVVNNETLDLSQVSSIGFQMYGGVYQPIKQKGPATLEIDWIRAE from the exons ATGATGAATCTACGTGTTTTAAATTTACTGTCAGTTACGTGTACTATCATAATTAGCATTAGCGTTTTAGCTGCAAG CAATGTTTCGCCACCAGCTAGGCAGTATTTGTTCGACTTTACAAAAACTGACGATGTGGATAATTGGCAAGAACAATCCGATACTGTGAGGAGTGTAGGCATGTCCAAAGCGGTACTAGTTATACATAGGAATGCAGAGTTCAGAAGGGCTATATTTTTTGCGTTGTTAAACCCTCAACCTAATGGTGCTGGGTTTGCTGGTATACGCGCACTTGGATCGTATAATTTGACGGGACACACTAAACTGCAAATCCTTTGTCGAGGGCAAGGACAACATAACGGCTTCAAAGTTGTCCTCAGACATAAAGGACTGAATGATGAACCTAATTATTCGTTCGAACAATACTTCCAG GCGCCGAAAGATGACTTTGCAATACGTGAATTACCTTTTTCGGAATTTAAAGCTTATTACAGAGGAAAACGTGTGGTTAACAACGAAACATTGGATTTATCTCAAGTATCCAGTATTGGTTTTCAAATGTATGGCGGAGTTTATCAACCAATCAAACAAAAAGGGCCAGCTACTTTGGAAATCGACTGGATAAGAgcggaataa
- the LOC117982928 gene encoding LOW QUALITY PROTEIN: RNA-binding protein 39-like (The sequence of the model RefSeq protein was modified relative to this genomic sequence to represent the inferred CDS: inserted 2 bases in 2 codons; deleted 3 bases in 3 codons), whose product MAEDLDVEAMLEAPYNKSDNTSSSKHRSDKYSDKHRDREKEISRRRSRSRERRRSRDRDVRRSKERDDRKDKDRDKDRDRRDRDKDRSNRDRDRDKDRDRDKDRDRDKDRDRDKDRDRDKDREREREREKRRSKDKDRERSKDRERSRDKHLSRRERSREKEKEKVREEXKPREPERTEEYRSKSRGIEPKLDDLPPEERDLRTVFCMQLSQRIRAKDLEEFFSSVGKVRDVRLITCNKTRRFKGIAYIEFKMQNLCHWALGLTGQKLLGVPIIVQHTQAEXNRVGNTLPNLAPKTSNGPTRLYVGSLHFNITEDMLRGIFEPFGKIDHIQLMTDPDTGKGKGYGFLTFHHAADAKKAMEQLNGFELAGRPMKVGNVTERTDGGSSTRFDADELDRAGVDLGATGRLQLMFKLAEGTGLQIPPAAASVLMGAGSTLVAAQPQVAPPIATAMFHAQHMFDLPRKSNPNWDIEIRDDVISECNKHGGVLHVYVDKASPQGNVYCKCPTIATAVASVNSLHGRWFAGRVITAAYVPLINYHSLFPDAMTALTLLLPSRQR is encoded by the exons GATAACACTTCCTCTTCAAAACATCGCTCGGACAAGTATTCTGACAAGCACAGAGATAGAGAAAAGGAGATCAGTCGAAG ACGAAGCCGGTCCAGAGAGAGAAGAAGATCGCGTGACCGAGATGTACGACGTTCAAAAGAAAGGGATGACCGGAAAGACAAGGACCGCGACAAGGATAGAGACCGTCGAGATCGGGACAAGGACCGCAGCAACAGGGATAGGGATCGTGATAAGGATAGGGATCGCGATAAGGATAGAGATCGTGATAAGGATAGGGATCGCGATAAGGATAGGGATCGCGATAAGGATAGAGAACGTGAAAGAGAAAGAGAGAAACGCCGTAGCAAGGATAAAGACAGAGAACGCAGCAAAGACAGAGAAAGAAGTCGTGACAAACATTTATCGCGAAGGGAGCGGAGTCGtgaaaaagaaaaggaaaaagtTCGTGAAG GAAAACCCCGTGAACCTGAAAGGACAGAAGAGTACAGATCGAAATCGAGAGGCATAGAACCTAAGCTTGATGATTTGCCTCCTGAAGAGAGAGATTTGCGTACAGTATTTTGTATGCAGTTGTCACAACGCATTAGAGCTAAAGATTTGGAAGAGTTTTTCTCATCTGTTGGCAAAGTTAGAGACGTAAGACTTATCACATGTAACAAGACCAGAAGATTTAAGGGAATTGCTTATATTGAGTTCAAGATGCAGAATCTGTGCCATTGg GCGCTTGGTCTTACTGGGCAGAAGTTACTCGGCGTTCCTATAATAGTTCAGCATACACAAGCAG AAAATAGAGTAGGTAACACATTGCCGAATTTAGCACCAAAGACCAGCAATGGACCAACC AGGTTATATGTAGGATCATTACATTTCAACATTACTGAAGACATGTTGAGGGGAATATTTGAACCATTTGGA AAAATTGATCACATACAACTTATGACTGATCCTGACACTGGA AAAGGTAAAGGATATGGATTCCTAACA TTCCATCATGCAGCTGATGCGAAAAAGGCAATGGAACAATTGAACGGGTTCGAATTGGCCGGAAGACCAATGAAAGTTGGCAATGTAACGGAACGTACGGACGGGGGCTCAAGCACGCGCTTCGATGCGGACGAATTGGACCGTGCGGGAGTCGACCTCGGGGCCACAGGGCGCTTGCAACTCATGTTCAAGCTTGCTGAAGGCACAGGCTTACAA ATCCCTCCAGCCGCCGCGTCCGTGCTCATGGGCGCGGGCTCCACGCTGGTGGCCGCTCAGCCGCAGGTCGCGCCGCCGATCGCCACCGCAATGTTTCATGCTCAACATATGTTCGACCTGCCACGTA AGTCAAATCCAAACTGGGACATTGAAATCAGAGATGATGTTATCAGCGAATGCAATAAGCACGGGGGCGTATTACACGTGTACGTGGACAAAGCCTCACCCCAGGGGAATGTGTACTGCAAGTGCCCTACGATAGCGACCGCGGTGGCCTCCGTCAACTCGCTGCACGGCCGGTGGTTCGCCGGCCGAGTGATCACTGCAGCGTACGTGCCGCTCATCAACTACCACTCGCTATTCCCTGACGCGATGACTGCACTCACACTACTCCTACCATCACGACAAAGATAA
- the LOC117982887 gene encoding uncharacterized protein isoform X2 yields the protein MTRQTCLLISITNVSPPARQYLFDFTKTDDVDNWQEQSDTVRSVGMSKAVLVIHRNAEFRRAIFFALLNPQPNGAGFAGIRALGSYNLTGHTKLQILCRGQGQHNGFKVVLRHKGLNDEPNYSFEQYFQAPKDDFAIRELPFSEFKAYYRGKRVVNNETLDLSQVSSIGFQMYGGVYQPIKQKGPATLEIDWIRAE from the exons ATGACAAGGCAAACATGTTTGTTAATTTCAATTAC CAATGTTTCGCCACCAGCTAGGCAGTATTTGTTCGACTTTACAAAAACTGACGATGTGGATAATTGGCAAGAACAATCCGATACTGTGAGGAGTGTAGGCATGTCCAAAGCGGTACTAGTTATACATAGGAATGCAGAGTTCAGAAGGGCTATATTTTTTGCGTTGTTAAACCCTCAACCTAATGGTGCTGGGTTTGCTGGTATACGCGCACTTGGATCGTATAATTTGACGGGACACACTAAACTGCAAATCCTTTGTCGAGGGCAAGGACAACATAACGGCTTCAAAGTTGTCCTCAGACATAAAGGACTGAATGATGAACCTAATTATTCGTTCGAACAATACTTCCAG GCGCCGAAAGATGACTTTGCAATACGTGAATTACCTTTTTCGGAATTTAAAGCTTATTACAGAGGAAAACGTGTGGTTAACAACGAAACATTGGATTTATCTCAAGTATCCAGTATTGGTTTTCAAATGTATGGCGGAGTTTATCAACCAATCAAACAAAAAGGGCCAGCTACTTTGGAAATCGACTGGATAAGAgcggaataa